A single region of the Paludibacter jiangxiensis genome encodes:
- a CDS encoding DUF4270 domain-containing protein, which produces MKFFLNVVCAATILMFSSCSGDYDLGTSIQPSGDGIVLGTDTCYVNSFSIKTGANSSPASCSADSLLLGEFYNATYGTTRGEILAQFTAPSKFSLPAGAVADSLSLTLVFNTWKGSKHSPVQISAYEMDKGTLDYNTTYYTTEDASKYCSKSKLLGSRISVAVPDTLTDTTSYQPHLKYKFSADEVKRFFQAAQDGTFNTQSSFANFFKGIYLRSEYGDGSIWNIHHLYMTLYYKYHAFVSNKDTVLTSGLIFPASKDVRQIGLISHKDIISTVASIPDSVTYITSPAGIYTQVNIPVGRIFNKIKNHKDKNGNYDLAGKVVNFNHSGMTVEVVNRDTINPYALKPPTTLLLTRKANLLNYLKNYNYSSDTLMVATYNSTKHCYTFDLSSMLTAKLHKYYGNSVIPADAVEEMVLVPIEYTLASSSSSTITSIKQQSTLSGVQIRNKKTHNKSYDSPLRINIIYNGF; this is translated from the coding sequence ATGAAATTTTTCCTGAATGTAGTATGTGCCGCTACTATTTTGATGTTCTCCTCCTGTTCCGGGGATTATGATTTGGGGACTTCTATTCAGCCCTCCGGAGATGGAATAGTATTGGGTACTGACACATGTTATGTTAATTCATTCAGCATAAAAACAGGTGCGAACAGTTCACCGGCAAGTTGCTCGGCAGACTCGCTTCTGTTGGGAGAATTTTATAACGCTACGTACGGAACAACGCGGGGTGAGATTCTTGCCCAGTTTACCGCTCCCAGCAAATTTTCGCTGCCTGCCGGAGCAGTAGCAGATTCTTTGTCGTTAACCCTTGTATTCAATACCTGGAAAGGAAGCAAACATTCTCCGGTACAAATCTCGGCTTACGAAATGGACAAGGGAACTCTCGATTACAACACTACCTACTACACCACTGAGGATGCTTCTAAATATTGTTCAAAAAGCAAACTTCTGGGTTCGCGTATTTCGGTAGCAGTGCCCGACACTTTAACGGACACCACCTCATACCAACCGCATCTGAAATATAAATTCTCGGCAGATGAAGTCAAACGATTCTTTCAGGCCGCTCAGGATGGCACTTTTAATACACAGAGTTCATTTGCGAACTTCTTTAAAGGTATTTACCTCCGCTCCGAATACGGCGACGGTTCTATCTGGAATATTCACCACCTGTACATGACTTTGTACTACAAATATCATGCATTTGTGTCCAATAAAGATACCGTACTTACGTCTGGTCTTATTTTCCCGGCCAGCAAAGATGTACGTCAGATAGGTCTTATATCGCATAAAGACATTATCAGCACCGTTGCCAGCATACCTGATTCGGTCACCTACATTACTTCTCCTGCCGGTATCTATACACAGGTGAATATACCTGTAGGAAGAATCTTCAACAAGATTAAAAACCATAAAGATAAAAATGGCAATTACGATTTAGCGGGTAAAGTTGTCAATTTCAATCATTCAGGAATGACAGTCGAAGTTGTCAACAGGGATACGATCAATCCTTATGCATTAAAACCACCGACAACACTGTTGCTGACCCGCAAAGCAAACCTGCTCAATTATCTGAAGAATTACAACTATTCCAGTGATACCTTAATGGTAGCAACCTACAACTCGACAAAGCATTGCTATACCTTCGACCTTTCATCAATGCTCACGGCCAAACTGCATAAATACTATGGAAATTCTGTCATTCCGGCAGATGCAGTTGAAGAGATGGTATTGGTACCGATAGAATACACCTTAGCAAGTAGCAGTTCAAGCACAATAACGTCTATTAAACAACAATCAACGCTCAGTGGGGTGCAAATAAGAAACAAAAAGACCCATAATAAGAGTTACGATTCACCTCTACGAATTAATATAATCTATAACGGATTCTGA
- a CDS encoding glycogen/starch synthase codes for MGEATKVLFITQEITPYLPESEISTICRQLPQAVQDGGKEIRTFMPKFGCINERRNQLHEVQRLSGMNLIIDDTDHPLIIKVASIQAARMQVYFIDNDDYFHHRQTMADENGVEYEDNNERTIFFARGVLETVKKLRWTPDVIHCHGWMTALVPLYIKKAYHDDPFFRNSKIVYSVYNDDFKTPFKEGYDTILRLDGVEDSDLTSIKNQSVDFVALSKLALDFSDAAIEGSETINAQVKEYASEKFSDKFLSHQTAETYIKAYTDLYDKVM; via the coding sequence ATGGGCGAAGCTACCAAAGTATTGTTTATCACGCAAGAAATCACTCCTTACTTGCCTGAATCAGAAATCTCAACCATCTGTCGGCAATTACCGCAGGCGGTTCAGGACGGAGGAAAGGAAATTCGCACGTTCATGCCAAAGTTCGGTTGTATCAACGAGCGCCGCAATCAACTACATGAAGTACAACGACTTTCAGGTATGAATCTCATTATTGATGATACCGATCACCCTCTCATCATCAAGGTAGCGTCTATTCAGGCTGCCCGCATGCAGGTTTATTTTATAGACAACGATGACTATTTTCATCACCGTCAAACCATGGCCGATGAGAATGGGGTGGAATATGAAGACAACAACGAAAGAACTATCTTTTTTGCACGTGGTGTTTTGGAAACAGTAAAGAAACTCCGCTGGACTCCCGATGTGATTCACTGTCATGGCTGGATGACTGCTCTGGTTCCTCTTTACATCAAGAAAGCATATCACGACGATCCTTTCTTCCGCAACTCAAAAATCGTTTATTCTGTTTATAACGACGACTTCAAAACTCCGTTCAAAGAAGGATACGATACGATATTACGCCTTGACGGTGTGGAAGATTCGGATTTGACTTCAATAAAGAATCAATCTGTTGATTTTGTTGCACTTTCGAAACTGGCTCTCGATTTTTCAGATGCCGCTATCGAAGGCAGCGAAACTATAAACGCCCAGGTGAAAGAATATGCTTCTGAGAAATTCTCCGATAAGTTTTTATCACATCAAACCGCGGAAACCTATATTAAGGCGTACACCGATTTGTATGATAAAGTAATGTGA
- a CDS encoding alkaline phosphatase family protein, producing MKSFCLYVAFFIGLTGSVYAANEPERPRLVVNIVIDGLQPEHLTTLWNLFDKGGFRRLYSQGAVCRHTYYPILSCGAASDYASLVCGTPPFYHGITGNQYYDRASDKLELSLKDPSAAGIGTTETLSPKPLLASTVSDELKMNSGGKSRVFSIGINSHEAIMLAGHAADGAVWIDNNSGHFATTSFYPLGLPRWADQMNVDHSLETTILEDWFPLYPINTYLFPPKRKDAARGFVYFNTGKSVSERVQHFKHTPFVNQIVKDAALKAVVTEKMGIGGTTDYLGLQFSLQTNGDDSFEMLSAEKEDMYLRLDKYLSELIDKIDQSVGLNHALFVVTGSQGEIHSQNTLANYKISGGTFVPSSSMALLNLYLMAVYGQNQWVTGYFNKNIYLDRKTIEKKGISMNAIQQHCADFMMELQGVQTAFTTQEILHSDGKGYDEQSRMKNSYNKNHSGDVVFSLMPGWVEADASGKIISASNRKESYVPFILFGYSINSQTITSANITDIAPTVSNLLHIPSPNACVGRNLILVLNEVKH from the coding sequence ATGAAATCGTTTTGCCTGTATGTAGCATTTTTTATCGGCCTGACAGGTTCAGTGTATGCTGCAAACGAACCCGAACGCCCTCGTTTGGTAGTCAATATTGTAATTGATGGACTTCAGCCGGAACACCTGACCACCCTCTGGAATCTTTTCGACAAAGGAGGCTTTCGCCGCCTTTACAGTCAGGGCGCAGTTTGCCGGCATACGTATTATCCGATTCTTTCGTGCGGAGCCGCAAGCGACTATGCCTCTCTGGTTTGCGGCACACCTCCGTTTTATCACGGCATTACCGGTAATCAGTATTATGATCGGGCATCAGATAAACTGGAACTAAGCCTGAAAGATCCTTCAGCAGCCGGAATTGGTACAACCGAAACACTGTCTCCGAAACCGTTGCTGGCTTCTACCGTATCAGACGAGTTGAAGATGAACAGCGGGGGAAAATCCAGAGTTTTCTCCATCGGGATCAACAGTCATGAAGCCATCATGCTTGCCGGCCATGCAGCCGACGGAGCAGTGTGGATTGACAACAACTCAGGTCATTTTGCCACTACCTCCTTTTACCCATTGGGCTTGCCTCGCTGGGCGGATCAGATGAACGTGGATCATTCGCTTGAAACGACAATACTGGAAGACTGGTTCCCTTTATATCCTATCAATACCTACCTGTTTCCACCCAAAAGAAAGGATGCTGCAAGGGGTTTTGTCTATTTCAACACCGGGAAGTCCGTTTCGGAACGTGTGCAGCATTTCAAGCATACACCCTTTGTCAACCAGATTGTAAAAGATGCTGCTCTCAAAGCAGTTGTCACTGAAAAGATGGGAATAGGAGGTACAACAGATTATCTCGGATTACAGTTTTCCCTTCAAACAAACGGCGATGATTCGTTTGAAATGCTTTCGGCAGAAAAAGAAGACATGTACCTGCGACTGGATAAATACCTCTCTGAACTGATTGATAAGATTGATCAAAGCGTCGGGTTGAACCATGCGTTGTTTGTTGTTACCGGTAGTCAGGGCGAGATTCACTCGCAAAATACGCTGGCCAATTACAAGATAAGCGGAGGCACATTCGTTCCGTCAAGTTCAATGGCCTTGCTCAACCTTTACCTCATGGCTGTATATGGCCAGAATCAGTGGGTTACCGGCTATTTCAACAAAAACATCTATCTTGACCGTAAAACAATCGAGAAAAAAGGAATTTCGATGAACGCCATCCAGCAACATTGCGCTGACTTTATGATGGAACTACAGGGAGTACAAACAGCATTCACGACTCAGGAAATACTTCATTCGGACGGTAAAGGATATGATGAACAATCGCGAATGAAAAATTCTTATAATAAGAATCACTCCGGAGATGTAGTTTTCTCACTGATGCCGGGATGGGTAGAAGCCGATGCTTCAGGGAAAATCATATCGGCGAGCAACCGAAAAGAGTCTTATGTTCCGTTCATCCTGTTCGGTTATTCAATTAACTCACAAACCATTACTTCTGCCAACATCACAGACATTGCGCCAACGGTAAGTAATTTACTCCATATTCCCAGTCCGAATGCCTGTGTCGGACGAAATCTCATACTTGTGTTAAATGAAGTAAAACATTGA
- a CDS encoding Lnb N-terminal periplasmic domain-containing protein, with the protein MRRPIILLLFFVSIVTAGAVTLSDSAKVSLLTCGPGPELYAKFGHSAIRISDPANHLDISFNYGYFDYNTPGFYYKFVNGETDYQLGVTETSEFILEYQLRQINMWEQVLNLKQSEKQALFDALVENYKPEHRYYRYNFVFDNCATRPRDMIIGAIKGKITFDKNLEKKKETFQQLIDLYTEDSPAILFGIHLVLGAPKDNVATFQQTMFLPERLMRAAATARIQRDSTTVPLVSSSSQLVTAQGKDIKPAFNYIPWICVLLLLVTLWICSKDKRNRKLSIWFDAILFGIGGAAGFIVFYLTSFSVHPLVSSNWNVVWLNPLLLVFAFTVCFRQTRKFAFYLQFLFLACEVFMMITLFMLPQSFVIAEILLIIVLALRSIMYLRLKGEYFRSVVIANGKAKKK; encoded by the coding sequence ATGCGCAGACCTATCATTCTCTTACTGTTTTTCGTTTCAATCGTAACCGCCGGAGCCGTCACTTTGTCCGACTCGGCTAAAGTGTCGCTCCTCACCTGTGGCCCCGGGCCGGAACTATATGCGAAATTCGGGCATTCCGCCATTCGCATATCCGATCCGGCTAACCATCTTGATATCAGTTTCAACTATGGATATTTCGATTATAACACCCCGGGGTTCTATTACAAATTTGTCAACGGAGAAACCGATTATCAACTGGGAGTTACCGAAACTTCGGAATTTATACTTGAATACCAGCTCCGACAGATAAACATGTGGGAACAGGTGCTTAACCTGAAACAAAGTGAAAAACAGGCTCTGTTTGACGCATTGGTTGAGAATTATAAGCCCGAGCATCGGTACTACCGTTACAATTTTGTTTTCGACAACTGTGCCACACGCCCCCGCGACATGATTATCGGTGCAATCAAGGGGAAAATCACGTTCGATAAAAACTTAGAAAAGAAGAAGGAAACCTTTCAGCAACTCATAGATCTCTACACCGAGGATAGCCCGGCTATCCTTTTTGGTATTCATCTGGTATTGGGAGCCCCTAAAGACAATGTCGCAACCTTTCAGCAAACCATGTTCCTTCCCGAACGGCTGATGCGTGCCGCAGCTACCGCACGGATTCAACGTGACAGTACTACAGTTCCGTTGGTAAGTAGTTCGTCGCAACTGGTTACCGCACAAGGAAAAGATATAAAACCGGCATTTAATTATATCCCCTGGATTTGCGTTCTGTTATTGTTAGTAACATTGTGGATTTGCTCAAAAGACAAACGCAATCGGAAGCTCTCAATTTGGTTTGATGCTATTTTATTCGGAATTGGAGGAGCTGCCGGCTTTATCGTATTTTACCTGACTTCTTTCTCCGTTCATCCGCTGGTATCTTCCAACTGGAATGTTGTGTGGCTGAATCCACTCTTGCTGGTTTTCGCGTTTACAGTTTGTTTTCGGCAAACCCGCAAATTTGCATTCTACCTGCAATTTCTATTCCTTGCCTGCGAGGTATTTATGATGATAACCTTGTTTATGCTACCACAAAGTTTTGTGATAGCTGAGATTCTGTTGATTATTGTTTTGGCTTTACGCTCGATTATGTATTTGAGACTGAAAGGAGAATACTTTAGGAGCGTAGTCATTGCAAATGGAAAAGCAAAAAAGAAATGA
- a CDS encoding iron-containing alcohol dehydrogenase has translation MNNFVFQNPTKLIFGKGTIATLATEIPADKKILMTYGGGSIKANGVYDQVKEALKNHSVTEFAGIEPNPTYETLIKAVEIVKEQKIDFLLAVGGGSVIDGTKFIAAAVVYNGDPWDLLIDQNKITDALPLASVLTLPATGSEMNGNAVISKKATHEKLAFGSIKANPVFSILDPEVTYSLPKRQVANGIVDTFVHVCEQYLTYPSQAMVQDRFAEGILSTLTELGEKVIADNTNYDLMSNFMYSATLALNGFIAMGVPQDWATHSIGHELTAFHGLDHAVTLAIVQPSLWRVMREEKKAKLLQYGERVWNITTGSDDEKVEAAIAKTENFYRSVGIKTKLSEYGIGSESINSIVERFEQRGWKLGENGTITPDKVREILNGCL, from the coding sequence ATGAATAATTTTGTTTTTCAAAATCCCACAAAACTCATTTTCGGCAAAGGAACAATTGCAACACTCGCGACTGAAATCCCTGCCGATAAAAAAATATTGATGACCTATGGCGGTGGCAGCATCAAAGCCAATGGAGTGTATGATCAGGTAAAAGAAGCCCTGAAAAACCATTCCGTAACAGAATTTGCCGGTATTGAACCCAACCCTACTTACGAAACATTGATCAAAGCCGTAGAGATTGTAAAGGAACAAAAGATTGACTTCTTGCTGGCAGTAGGAGGCGGTTCGGTAATCGACGGAACCAAATTTATTGCAGCTGCCGTTGTTTACAATGGCGATCCATGGGATCTTTTGATAGACCAGAATAAAATTACGGATGCACTTCCTCTGGCTTCGGTATTAACACTACCGGCAACAGGTTCTGAGATGAACGGTAACGCGGTTATCTCGAAAAAAGCCACCCACGAGAAACTTGCGTTCGGTAGTATAAAAGCTAATCCGGTTTTTTCCATCCTTGATCCGGAAGTGACATACTCGCTACCCAAACGTCAGGTTGCAAACGGCATTGTAGATACCTTTGTGCATGTTTGCGAGCAATATCTCACCTACCCTTCTCAGGCGATGGTACAGGATCGCTTTGCCGAAGGAATCCTTTCGACACTTACCGAACTGGGAGAGAAGGTCATTGCCGACAATACCAACTACGATCTAATGTCTAACTTCATGTACAGCGCGACATTAGCTCTCAACGGCTTTATTGCGATGGGAGTTCCTCAGGACTGGGCTACCCACTCTATCGGTCACGAACTGACAGCTTTCCACGGTTTGGATCATGCTGTTACTCTGGCAATTGTTCAGCCGTCACTTTGGAGAGTTATGCGTGAAGAGAAAAAAGCAAAACTGCTTCAGTATGGCGAACGGGTATGGAACATCACGACAGGTTCGGACGATGAAAAAGTAGAGGCTGCTATCGCCAAAACGGAAAACTTCTACCGCAGTGTCGGCATTAAAACCAAGCTGAGCGAATACGGAATCGGCAGTGAATCAATTAACAGCATTGTAGAAAGATTTGAACAACGTGGATGGAAACTGGGTGAAAACGGGACGATTACTCCCGACAAAGTCCGTGAAATCCTGAACGGATGCCTATAA
- a CDS encoding carbohydrate-binding domain-containing protein, which yields MFRKYLYFALLLFSVIFISSCSKNSLLDEESDDDSDNVRVGVTHEEASDYVYDASTAIGIVFNGTSITTSSSNVTVSGSTATITAGGTYTISGSLTNGQLIVNASGAVVKIIMNGVTMANSSTSPFYIKKSQKTILILADNTTNKVTDATSYASSDEPNAAIFSNCDMTIFGNGALTVNGNKYDGIATDDGLIIKSGTINVTAVDDAIRGKDYLIVRDGTITAKGNTGHALKSNNDTDKGYGFIDVEGGTFNLTSTSADGIHAKKRVIINGGTFSIAATASQGLKADSSVVINNGTINVSTSREGIESFVIKINGGSTNITASNDGLNATAGTVAGGTESNDGSCIYINGGTINLSVSNGDGIDSNGNVVMTGGTVSVHGPSSQPEVALDYNGSFNISGGTLIAAGPNSGNMIQSVSSGSSQCSLKILFSSNISAGTLFHLQDASGNDLITFKPTRAYYYVVFSSSALKSGSTYYLYTGGSSTGTESNGVYSGGAYTGGTLRKFFTISSTQTSISGI from the coding sequence ATGTTTCGAAAATATCTCTATTTCGCTCTTCTCTTATTCTCTGTCATTTTTATCAGTTCATGCAGTAAAAATAGTCTTCTCGACGAAGAGAGTGACGACGACAGTGATAACGTCCGTGTCGGTGTAACTCACGAAGAAGCATCCGATTACGTGTACGATGCCTCCACGGCCATCGGTATTGTGTTCAACGGTACATCCATCACTACCAGTTCTTCTAACGTCACCGTAAGCGGAAGTACCGCCACCATCACAGCAGGCGGAACTTATACCATTTCGGGATCGCTCACCAATGGGCAACTCATTGTGAATGCATCGGGGGCTGTGGTTAAAATTATTATGAACGGAGTTACCATGGCCAACTCAAGCACCTCTCCGTTTTATATTAAGAAATCGCAAAAAACTATCCTGATTCTGGCCGATAACACCACAAATAAGGTTACCGATGCAACTTCGTATGCTTCATCCGACGAACCGAACGCTGCCATTTTCAGCAATTGCGACATGACGATCTTTGGGAACGGTGCGCTAACCGTCAATGGGAATAAATACGATGGCATTGCAACCGACGACGGATTGATTATAAAAAGCGGTACAATCAACGTAACAGCTGTTGACGATGCTATCCGAGGAAAAGATTATCTGATTGTAAGAGACGGAACGATTACCGCAAAAGGAAATACCGGCCACGCCCTTAAATCGAATAACGATACCGACAAGGGCTATGGCTTTATTGATGTAGAAGGAGGTACATTTAACCTCACCTCCACTTCCGCAGACGGAATCCATGCGAAAAAAAGGGTGATCATAAATGGCGGAACATTCAGTATTGCGGCTACCGCCAGTCAGGGGCTCAAGGCCGACTCTTCAGTTGTGATCAATAACGGAACCATCAACGTTTCCACCTCGCGGGAAGGAATAGAAAGTTTTGTCATCAAAATAAACGGAGGATCGACTAACATTACAGCATCCAATGACGGCCTGAATGCTACGGCAGGAACCGTTGCGGGAGGCACAGAGTCGAACGACGGAAGCTGCATCTACATCAACGGCGGAACCATAAATCTTTCAGTGTCTAACGGAGATGGAATTGACAGCAACGGCAATGTCGTTATGACAGGAGGTACCGTATCTGTACACGGACCAAGCTCACAACCCGAAGTAGCACTTGACTACAACGGCTCCTTCAACATTTCCGGGGGAACACTCATAGCCGCAGGGCCCAACTCGGGGAATATGATTCAGAGCGTTAGTTCCGGATCTTCACAATGTTCGCTCAAAATCCTGTTTAGTTCGAATATTTCGGCAGGAACGCTGTTCCACTTACAGGATGCCAGCGGAAACGATCTGATAACCTTCAAACCCACAAGAGCCTACTATTATGTAGTATTTTCATCGTCAGCACTGAAGAGTGGCTCAACCTATTATCTCTACACAGGAGGATCCTCAACCGGAACGGAATCCAATGGTGTATATTCCGGCGGGGCTTACACCGGCGGCACATTACGGAAATTCTTTACTATTTCCAGCACTCAAACATCAATCTCAGGCATCTAA
- a CDS encoding DUF2490 domain-containing protein yields MNHLRICTLTLIVLLATTLAHSQTTNDFGIWTSFGLEKKLGKWDLGTEFELRTMDNTSKINRLSLQLEASYAIWKPLKVGLSYQFIDFNDTKYSDFQPRHRFNLFATGSQKLGNFNFSLRERLQLTTKDESDRIKSSGAIDTYKINPAWIWRNRLKVSYNISHCKITPYGSFETFYQLNNPDGNVFEDFRYTIGLNYTMKKKHKFDFYYLIDNEINVKDPVRRFVVGVGYTYSF; encoded by the coding sequence ATGAATCATTTACGCATCTGCACGCTAACTCTCATTGTGCTGTTAGCCACAACTCTTGCCCATTCTCAGACCACAAATGATTTCGGAATATGGACTTCATTCGGTTTGGAAAAGAAACTGGGGAAATGGGATCTCGGTACGGAATTTGAACTTCGTACGATGGACAACACATCCAAGATAAATCGGTTGAGCTTGCAACTTGAAGCTTCATATGCAATATGGAAGCCGTTGAAAGTCGGCTTAAGTTACCAGTTTATCGATTTCAACGACACCAAATATTCCGACTTTCAACCCCGTCATCGATTCAATTTGTTTGCTACCGGATCACAAAAACTTGGGAACTTCAATTTCTCGCTGCGGGAACGCTTGCAATTGACCACCAAAGACGAAAGCGACCGTATCAAATCGAGCGGAGCTATCGACACCTACAAAATAAATCCAGCTTGGATTTGGCGTAACCGGTTGAAAGTATCTTACAACATTTCACATTGCAAGATCACCCCCTACGGATCATTCGAAACATTTTACCAACTGAACAATCCGGACGGTAATGTTTTTGAAGATTTCCGTTACACAATCGGGTTAAATTACACAATGAAAAAAAAGCACAAATTCGATTTTTACTATCTGATAGACAACGAAATTAATGTAAAAGATCCGGTTCGCCGCTTTGTTGTGGGAGTCGGCTATACCTATTCATTCTGA
- a CDS encoding DUF4956 domain-containing protein, whose protein sequence is MRPKIILLALMLVTVLPCTIQAAPSLPNGIFSSDDPINVNVTTEKKKEVIEINPNFFAGIAIDIVTVILIILCVYYPNYKKMDTIFTFILFNITIFLLTFVLNKVKLSMGAAFGLFAVFSMLRYRTSGISMKDMTYLFIFIAVGLISAIQMEIWDLAVICGIIFVATLLLDSKFVIKRESTKTVLFEKVEMIKPEFSADLLNELKNRTGLNIHRFDVNELNYMKDTASITIYYYE, encoded by the coding sequence ATGCGACCTAAAATTATCCTCCTGGCGCTAATGCTGGTAACGGTACTCCCCTGCACAATTCAGGCGGCACCATCATTACCCAACGGAATCTTCTCTTCGGACGATCCTATTAACGTGAACGTTACAACAGAAAAGAAAAAGGAGGTCATCGAGATCAATCCAAATTTCTTTGCCGGCATTGCTATCGACATCGTAACGGTTATTTTGATAATACTTTGCGTCTATTACCCGAACTACAAGAAGATGGATACCATCTTTACATTTATACTGTTCAATATTACCATTTTCCTGTTGACGTTCGTGCTGAACAAGGTCAAACTCTCAATGGGAGCTGCGTTCGGTCTTTTTGCTGTCTTTTCGATGCTGCGTTACCGAACTTCGGGCATCAGCATGAAAGATATGACGTATCTATTCATTTTCATTGCAGTCGGGTTAATCAGTGCTATTCAGATGGAAATATGGGATCTGGCTGTGATCTGCGGAATTATTTTCGTTGCCACACTCTTGCTTGATTCAAAGTTTGTTATCAAACGCGAATCGACCAAAACAGTCCTTTTTGAAAAAGTGGAGATGATAAAACCCGAATTTTCGGCCGATTTGCTCAATGAACTAAAGAATCGCACCGGGTTGAATATCCACCGGTTCGATGTAAACGAACTTAACTACATGAAGGACACAGCATCCATCACTATTTACTATTACGAATAA
- a CDS encoding polyphosphate polymerase domain-containing protein: MNAISDSLKLFEPICLSEMDKVRLLDRTDTKYIFHIGQLQDILLQSQPKYKVLTIGGQQYGHYETRYLDTPDYSLYTNHHNGRGNRYKIRFRTYVDSDQSFFEIKFKSNKGRTVKSRMKLNESRCFLSEEISGFLENETALKAESLNEAIQINYNRITLVNKSLTERLTIDFDMTYQINQETHSFPNLVIAEVKQGKNGRSPFRSLMQDEHIQCLSISKYCLGIASFVPDVKTNSFKSKLLYVNKLSNLNAT; this comes from the coding sequence ATGAACGCAATTTCCGATTCTCTTAAATTGTTCGAACCTATTTGCCTTTCTGAAATGGATAAGGTACGTCTGCTTGACCGAACGGATACCAAGTACATTTTTCACATCGGTCAACTACAGGATATTCTACTCCAAAGTCAACCTAAATACAAGGTATTGACAATCGGCGGACAACAATACGGCCATTATGAAACCCGCTATCTGGATACTCCCGATTATTCTCTTTACACCAATCACCACAACGGAAGGGGCAACCGGTACAAAATCCGCTTCCGCACCTATGTCGACTCTGACCAGAGTTTTTTCGAAATCAAATTTAAATCGAACAAAGGACGCACCGTAAAAAGCCGAATGAAATTAAACGAATCCCGGTGCTTCCTCTCGGAAGAAATATCCGGCTTTCTTGAAAATGAAACGGCCCTGAAAGCCGAATCACTCAACGAAGCCATACAGATCAATTACAACCGTATTACTCTTGTAAATAAATCTTTGACGGAGAGACTTACCATTGATTTCGACATGACTTATCAGATCAATCAGGAAACACATTCATTCCCAAATCTGGTAATTGCAGAAGTAAAACAGGGAAAAAACGGACGCTCCCCTTTCCGGTCTCTTATGCAGGATGAACATATCCAATGTCTCTCTATCAGCAAATACTGCCTCGGAATTGCGAGCTTCGTTCCCGACGTGAAAACAAATTCATTTAAATCCAAATTGCTATATGTTAACAAATTGTCTAATCTCAATGCGACCTAA
- a CDS encoding LytR/AlgR family response regulator transcription factor, producing the protein MIRAIAIDDEPPALKVIEKFCVDCGFIELQKTFTQPQEALRFLKKYPVDLLFLDIQMPSVNGVQWYKHLDTPVMVIFTTAYSEYAVEGFNVNAIDYLLKPYTYERFLHAAQKVQHLLDRKTGSSPFGSSLIIRADYTLIKISFDSILYIEGLDDYLKIHLSNGKPVVVRMTMKSILEKLPPDQFIRTHKSYIVASGKIESIRNKMITVGEKQIPIGNRFEEDFFRTFHN; encoded by the coding sequence ATGATCAGAGCTATTGCCATTGATGATGAACCTCCTGCATTGAAAGTGATTGAAAAGTTCTGTGTCGATTGCGGATTCATAGAATTACAAAAGACTTTTACGCAGCCACAGGAAGCTCTGCGTTTTCTGAAAAAATATCCCGTCGATTTACTATTCCTCGACATTCAGATGCCATCTGTCAACGGTGTGCAGTGGTACAAACACCTTGATACGCCGGTAATGGTGATATTCACCACTGCATACTCCGAATATGCTGTAGAAGGTTTCAACGTCAACGCGATCGATTACCTTTTGAAACCTTACACTTACGAACGATTTTTACATGCCGCACAAAAAGTTCAACATCTTTTAGACCGAAAAACCGGTTCTTCGCCATTCGGTTCTTCCCTGATTATTCGGGCTGACTACACGCTCATCAAAATCAGTTTCGACTCTATTTTATACATTGAAGGTCTGGATGATTACCTGAAAATTCATCTCTCCAACGGGAAACCTGTAGTAGTCAGAATGACAATGAAGAGTATTCTGGAAAAGCTCCCTCCCGATCAGTTTATCCGTACACACAAATCATACATTGTTGCCTCAGGGAAAATAGAAAGCATCAGAAACAAAATGATTACAGTTGGAGAAAAACAAATCCCTATTGGCAATCGATTTGAAGAAGATTTCTTCAGAACATTCCACAACTAA